Proteins co-encoded in one Fusarium fujikuroi IMI 58289 draft genome, chromosome FFUJ_chr06 genomic window:
- a CDS encoding related to aspartic proteinase, pepstatin-sensitive produces the protein MGSVTRFASAVLATSTLLGAASAAVLDMPIVVQDGYKMVQVGVGKPEQDFLLLFDTGSASAWMIDSECATECPHYNKNRVGYNFTASSTGKYTGEDASIDYLGGKVAGPTVEERFEVDGVTWQSKFIAANESNWSSLAAAGFMGLAFGSIADGGATPVFETLMAEKKVDEPRFGIYYSKEDGDDTKGKPGKGLLTLGGSKEKEYVKGDLIEIPINTNLNDYDVWRSVLHSTTASRKGKNCSQTRSKVDIDVSVVFDTGASGITVPESKIEDIYESIGMNWTAILNGEHIPLCSEFTKDWSVAFEVGYYGESKFLNVTGDQLALPGFANRDDACWPPIDSGAEGFALLGARFLKNFYTIWDYGKFPEEAGFINPTLSFGYLKEGK, from the exons ATGGGTTCTGTCACTCGTTTCGCGTCGGCCGTTTTGGCCACCTCGACCCTTCTCGGCGCTGCCTCAGCTGCCGTCTTGGACATGCCCATAGTCGTTCAGGATGGCTAC AAAATGGTCCAGGTCGGCGTCGGAAAGCCCGAGCAAGACTTTCTCCTTCTGTTCGACACTGGAAGCGCTTCGGCTTGGATGATCGATAGCGAGTGCGCCACCGAGTGTCCTCACTACAACAAGAACCGAGTCGGGTATAATTTCACCGCATCTTCTACTGGCAAATACACGGGAGAGGACGCCTCCATCGACTATCTCGGAGGAAAGGTTGCTGGTCCGACGGTGGAGGAGCGCTTTGAGGTAGATGGCGTGACTTGGCAATCGAAGTTTATCGCAGCCAACGAGAGCAACTGGTCTTCGCTGGCCGCTGCCGGCTTCATGGGCCTGGCTTTTGGTAGTATCGCTGATGGCGGCGCCACACCCGTTTTCGAGACTCTTATGGCGGAGAAGAAGGTGGACGAACCCCGATTCGGAATTTACTATTCAAAAGAAGATGGCGACGATACCAAGGGCAAACCAGGAAAGGGTCTTCTCACACTCGGAGGgtccaaggagaaggaataTGTCAAGGGCGACTTGATCGAGATtcctatcaacaccaacctcaATGACTATGACGTCTGGCGATCCGTTCTTCACAGCACTACCGCTTCAAGAAAGGGAAAGAACTGCTCTCAGACCAGGTCCAAGGTTGACATTGATGTTTCGGTTGTCTTTGATACTGGAGCCTCTGGTATCACCGTTCCCGAGTCCAAGATCGAGGACATTTACGAATCTATCGGCATGAACTGGACTGCAATTCTCAACGGCGAGCACATTCCTTTGTGCAGCGAATTTACCAAGGACTGGTCTGTTGCATTTGAGGTTGGCTACTATGGTGAATCCAAATTCCTCAACGTCACTGGCGATCAACTGGCCCTTCCTGGTTTTGCCAACCGAGACGATGCTTGCTGGCCGCCAATTGATTCTGGGGCTGAGGGATTCGCCTTGCTTGGCGCGCGGTTTTTGAAGAACTTCTACACCATCTGGGACTATGGCAAGTTCCCCGAGGAGGCTGGGTTCATCAATCCCACATTGTCTTTCGGCTACTTGAAGGAAGGTAAATAG
- a CDS encoding probable mutanase (glucan endo-1,3-alpha-glucosidase), which translates to MVSVSRLLQGIGLAAFAATACRGAVLDSRSLAERASSSDRLVFAHFMIGIVGNRQSSADYDDDMKRAKSAGIDAFALNIGTDDYTDAQLGYAYDSANNNGMKVFISFDFHFWSVGDAAAVGQKVKKYADHPGQLRIDNRVFVSSFAGDGLDANAVRSASGSNIFFVPNFTPWGGSTNGIDGALNWMGWPNDGNNKAPKDGKSVSVADGDTSYTKWLGNKKYMAPISPWFFTHYGPEVDWSKNWVFPSGSLIFDRWNEVLQKGFPMVEILTWNDYGESHYIGPLKNKHTDDGASKWSNDMPHNGWLDLSKPFIAAYKNKDTNVAKYIEKDQIIYWYRRNLKSLNCDATDTTSGRAPPKPNENYFQGRPDGWQSMEDAVYVVSLLKSAGTVIIKSGSNTVTKEVPAGATLIKVDANLGKQTFTLKRGSTNVLSDTSLMDITAVCPCGLYNFNAYVGTVAAGFSDPLDGSGLASLTVGLHVTTCQPKPSLGTNPASPTQPNDPPTVTNPGNGNACVEGAVADGQSGNYLGLCQFTCGYNYCPPDQCKCIRYGTAVSPPASNGREGCPASGLDDSYKGLCSYTCNHGYCPDTACRYC; encoded by the exons ATGGTTTCTGTTTCTCGCTTGCTCCAAGGCATTGGCCTTGCAGCCTTTGCTGCTACGGCTTGTCGGGGTGCTGTTCTTGACAGTCGATCGCTTGCTGAAAGAGCTTCCTCGAGTGATCGTTTGGTGTTCGCCCACTTCATG ATTGGAATTGTTGGCAACAGACAAAGCTCTGCCGATTATGACGATGATATGAAGCGTGCAAAGTCCGCTGGCATTGACGCCTTTGCCCTCAATATCGGCACCGATGATTACACGGACGCACAGCTCGGCTACGCGTATGACTCTGCCAACAACAATGGCATGAAGGTTTTCATCTCATTCGACTTTCATTTCTGGTCAGTAGGCGATGCAGCCGCTGTCGGccagaaggtcaagaagtaTGCCGACCACCCAGGTCAGCTGCGCATCGACAACAGAGTTTTTGTGTCTAGTTTTGCAggagatggccttgatgcaAATGCTGTCAGAAGTGCTTCTGGCTCTAATATCTTCTTCGTCCCTAATTTTACTCCCTGGGGAGGCTCTACAAACGGTATCGACGGTGCTCTGAACTGGATGGGCTGGCCAAACGATGGCAATAACAAGGCGCCAAAGGATGGAAAGAGTGTAAGTGTCGCCGATGGTGACACTAGTTACACGAAATGGCTTGGAAATAAAAAGTACATGGCTC CTATCTCGCCCTGGTTCTTTACTCACTATGGGCCTGAGGTCGACTGGTCCAAG AACTGGGTCTTCCCGAGCGGCTCACTCATCTTCGACCGTTGGAACGAGGTTCTGCAAAAGGGCTTCCCTATGGTTGAAATCCTGACCTGGAACGACTACGGCGAGTCTCACTATATCGGACCCCTCAAAAACAAACACACCGACGATGGGGCATCCAAATGGTCCAACGATATGCCTCACAACGGTTGGCTCGACCTCTCCAAACCTTTCATCGCTGCatacaagaacaaggataCCAACGTGGCCAAGTATATTGAAAAGGACCAAATCATCTACTGGTATCGCCGCAACCTGAAGAGTCTCAACTGCGATGCCACTGATACGACCTCTGGTAGAGCTCCACCCAAGCCTAATGAGAATTATTTCCAGGGTCGTCCCGATGGATGGCAGTCTATGGAAGACGCTGTCTACGTTGTGAGTCTACTCAAGTCTGCTGGAACTGTCATCATCAAATCAGGAAGCAACACTGTGACGAAAGAGGTCCCTGCTGGAGCGACcctcatcaaggtcgacgCCAACCTTGGCAAGCAGACATTCACTCTCAAGCGTGGCAGCACCAACGTCTTGTCTGATACCTCTCTTATGGACATTACAGCTGTCTGTCCCTGCGGCTTGTACAACTTTAATGCCTATGTTGGTACTGTCGCCGCCGGCTTCTCTGATCCTCTCGACGGCAGTGGGCTCGCGTCTTTGACTGTTGGTCTGCACGTCACAACTTGTCAGCCTAAGCCTTCTCTCGGAACCAACCCTGCCTCTCCAACACAGCCAAATGACCCCCCCACGGTGACTAATCCAGGAAACGGCAATGCTTGTGTTGAAGGGGCTGTAGCGGACGGTCAAAGTGGTAACTATCTTGGTCTCTGTCAGTTCACTTGTGGCTATAATTACTGTCCTCCAGATCAGTGTAAGTGTATCAGGTATGGAACAGCTGTGTCGCCTCCAGCCTCGAATGGTCGTGAGGGTTGCCCTGCCtctggtcttgatgatagTTATAAGGGACTGTGCAGTTATACTTGTAACCATGGATACTGTCCTGATACAGCTTGCAGATATTGCTAA
- a CDS encoding related to alpha-L-arabinofuranosidase II precursor, with protein sequence MNFLINFGVLLGTLYAARVEAFHNPIRKPGPDPSVVFANGFYHLTYTSYDHIEITRSMTLGGLLNGETKTIWTDKNTTRNANMWAPEIHRIDNVWHMFYSSCDSSLPCCDSCHTRVLRGCNKATPFDCTYTHLADLVPPTGSQGGPKSDFAFSIDGTYLEIPGKGRYHVLSIINKDELQSIAITKLDTTKWTVDGWHVISVPEQPWEKNTTNSNPNSITAVNEAPHPLYHNGQIWLSYSASYCGTPNYSLGLLHYNGGDPLQASSWDKKGPVFSQANGNYGTGHNCFFTSPDGHETWNAFHATSNPKGSCGTDRFTLAQKVTFTSNNSPQFGIPQPLSAVLQPPSGE encoded by the exons ATGAATTTCCTCATCAATTTTGGAGTCCTCCTGGGCACTCTTTATGCTGCTAGGGTTGAAGCCTTCCATAATCCCATCCGTAAACCTGGTCCAGATCCTTCAGTCGTCTTTGCAAACGGCTTCTATCATTT AACATACACTTCCTATGATCACATAGAGATTACGCGATCTATGACACTGGGAGGTCTGTTGAATGGAGAAACGAAGACGATATGGACCGACAAGAACACCACTCGCAATGCCAATATGTGGGCTCCAGAAATCCACCGCATTGATAACGTGTGGCATATGTTCTACTCAAGCTGCGACTCATCTCTTCCCTGTTGCGATAGCTGCCACACTCGCGTTCTTAGAGGATGCAATAAGGCAACCCCATTCGACTGCACCTACACGCACTTGGCAGATTTAGTCCCTCCCACTGGCTCACAAGGTGGTCCCAAGTCGGATTTTGCCTTCAGCATTGACGGGACATATCTTGAGATCCCAGGAAAGGGAAGGTATCATGTGTTGAGCATTATTAACAAGGACGAGCTACAGTCTATCGCTATTACAAAACTCGATACAACGAAATGGACCGTTGATGGTTGGCATGTTATTTCTGTTCCTGAGCAGCCCTGGGAGAAAAACACAACCAACTCGAATCCGAACAGTATTACCGCTGTCAACGAGGCGCCTCAT CCTCTCTATCACAATGGACAAATCTGGCTCTCTTACTCAGCTTCATACTGCGGAACGCCCAACTATTCGCTCGGGTTACTGCACTACAACGGTGGCGATCCATTACAGGCTTCATCATGGGATAAGAAAGGTCCTGTATTCTCGCAAGCCAATGGCAACTATGGAACCGGTCATAACTGTTTCTTTACGTCTCCGGATGGACACGAAACCTGG AATGCTTTTCATGCCACGAGCAACCCCAAGGGATCCTGCGGTACCGACAGATTCACTCTCGCACAGAAAGTAACATTCACATCGAATAACTCGCCGCAGTTTGGCATCCCGCAGCCGTTGTCTGCTGTCTTGCAACCGCCGAGTGGAGAGTAA